A single window of Streptomyces aquilus DNA harbors:
- a CDS encoding MerR family transcriptional regulator → MRISELSRRSGVPVATIKYYRREGLLPEGRALNPTTVEYDEEHIERLRLIRSLIQLGGLSVARTREVLEAVDRPLDAFETLGVVHHALPVPSAETNEGKGEGPEGGVDEAASCGAAARVEALIENMGWQISDASPHRPALARSLAELSRIGTDFTADDLAPYARLATATADLDFAQFEGIEDRIALAERAVVLTVLFEPVVRLLRRLAQEDANHRRHDRRACGREE, encoded by the coding sequence ATGAGGATTTCAGAGCTCAGCCGGCGGTCCGGGGTGCCGGTGGCGACCATCAAGTACTACCGACGGGAGGGGCTTCTCCCGGAGGGACGTGCGCTGAACCCGACCACGGTCGAGTACGACGAGGAGCACATCGAGCGGCTCCGTCTGATCCGTTCCCTCATCCAGCTCGGGGGGCTGTCGGTCGCCCGCACCCGTGAAGTGCTGGAAGCCGTCGACCGTCCACTGGACGCGTTCGAGACCCTGGGCGTCGTTCACCACGCCCTGCCCGTTCCTTCCGCGGAGACGAATGAGGGGAAGGGTGAGGGGCCGGAGGGCGGCGTCGACGAGGCGGCGTCCTGCGGAGCCGCCGCGAGGGTCGAGGCTCTCATCGAGAACATGGGCTGGCAGATCTCCGACGCCTCACCGCACCGCCCGGCACTCGCCCGGAGTCTCGCCGAACTGAGCCGGATCGGAACGGACTTCACGGCCGACGACCTCGCCCCCTACGCACGGCTCGCCACCGCCACCGCGGACCTGGACTTCGCGCAGTTCGAAGGCATCGAGGACCGCATCGCCCTCGCCGAGCGGGCCGTGGTCCTCACCGTGCTGTTCGAGCCGGTCGTCAGGCTGCTGCGGCGCCTGGCCCAGGAGGACGCGAACCATCGCCGCCACGATCGCCGCGCTTGCGGGCGGGAGGAGTAG
- a CDS encoding DUF6230 family protein, with the protein MSQRIGKTHWKRFAVGAVPTVAATAAVAVSMAQGALAASFSISGSDFKVSAGSLSGSGFANYATVDVAKNGKHIPVSVSALDNAKITNMCQSVPVDIPVLGTYTMTLKAGGDGTAVKAKDLFIDMTDLQAKKGTFNNVDIGVATGSITKGHVNPKDRVDPDNYAQQADSIEIIDAHQRVWATTAGTFELSGLHMNIAAGRHDCF; encoded by the coding sequence ATGTCCCAGCGAATCGGCAAGACCCACTGGAAGCGTTTCGCCGTGGGTGCGGTGCCGACAGTGGCCGCCACCGCGGCGGTTGCCGTCTCCATGGCCCAGGGTGCGCTGGCCGCTTCGTTCAGCATCTCCGGTTCCGACTTCAAGGTCTCGGCAGGCTCCCTGAGCGGCAGCGGATTCGCCAACTACGCCACGGTGGACGTCGCCAAGAACGGCAAGCACATACCCGTCTCCGTGTCGGCCCTCGACAACGCGAAGATCACCAACATGTGCCAGTCCGTGCCGGTGGACATTCCCGTACTCGGGACCTACACGATGACCCTCAAGGCCGGCGGGGACGGGACCGCGGTCAAGGCCAAGGACCTGTTCATCGACATGACCGATCTTCAGGCCAAGAAGGGCACCTTCAACAACGTCGACATCGGCGTCGCCACCGGCTCCATCACGAAGGGCCACGTCAACCCCAAGGACCGCGTCGATCCCGACAACTACGCCCAGCAGGCGGACTCGATCGAGATCATCGACGCCCACCAGAGGGTCTGGGCCACCACCGCAGGGACGTTCGAACTGTCGGGCCTGCACATGAACATCGCGGCCGGCCGCCACGACTGCTTCTGA
- a CDS encoding DUF6114 domain-containing protein, which translates to MTSAGASAHPHRDSGFASARQAFRTWRRTRPFWAGLLVLLAAAPIIYFPYFNLSLGALSVAMSTTAGAGSLIIGLTLIVLGGLLWFQPIIRFFAGCVAIFLGVLSLPVSNFGGFFFGTLFAATGGLLALAWGPVDADLPEDIAATEGEPGNG; encoded by the coding sequence ATGACGAGTGCCGGCGCATCCGCGCACCCCCACAGAGACAGCGGCTTCGCCAGTGCTCGCCAAGCCTTTCGGACCTGGCGGCGCACCCGCCCCTTCTGGGCGGGTCTGCTGGTGCTCCTCGCCGCCGCACCCATCATTTACTTCCCATACTTCAACCTCTCCCTGGGCGCCCTGTCCGTGGCGATGTCCACGACGGCCGGCGCGGGCTCGCTGATCATCGGCCTGACGCTGATCGTCCTCGGCGGACTCCTCTGGTTCCAGCCGATCATCAGGTTCTTCGCCGGATGCGTCGCGATCTTCCTCGGCGTACTGTCGCTTCCCGTCTCCAACTTCGGCGGCTTCTTCTTCGGCACCCTGTTCGCGGCCACCGGCGGGCTCCTCGCCCTGGCGTGGGGCCCGGTCGACGCGGACCTGCCCGAGGACATCGCCGCCACGGAGGGAGAGCCGGGGAATGGCTGA
- a CDS encoding SDR family oxidoreductase, translating to MTALKDANVFVTGGSRGIGKALVEELYARGAAKVYATARDPRAVTHPDAIPVALEVTDPAAVAAAAAQAQDVTVLINNAGAAVGASYLDSPVDDVRREFETNFYGPLLLTRAFVPIIERNGGGHILNVHSVLSWLALGGSYSASKAALWSQSNSLRLELQPRGISVTGLHVGYVDTDLAAGVDGPKSSPRDVAALALDGIETGAYEVLADDISRQVKAGLAGDLAGLYEQLAK from the coding sequence ATGACCGCTTTGAAGGACGCAAACGTCTTCGTCACCGGTGGCAGCCGGGGCATCGGCAAGGCGCTGGTGGAGGAGCTGTACGCACGCGGTGCCGCCAAGGTCTACGCCACGGCCCGCGACCCGCGCGCCGTGACGCACCCCGACGCCATCCCGGTGGCGCTGGAGGTCACCGACCCGGCCGCCGTCGCAGCCGCCGCCGCGCAGGCGCAGGATGTCACCGTGCTGATCAACAACGCGGGTGCCGCGGTCGGCGCCTCCTACCTCGACTCCCCCGTCGACGACGTACGCAGGGAATTCGAGACCAACTTCTACGGTCCGCTGCTGCTCACCCGCGCCTTCGTGCCGATCATCGAACGCAACGGCGGCGGCCACATCCTCAATGTGCACTCCGTCCTCTCCTGGCTGGCCCTCGGCGGCTCCTACAGCGCCTCCAAGGCCGCTCTGTGGTCGCAGTCCAACTCCCTGCGCCTGGAGCTTCAGCCGCGCGGCATCTCCGTCACCGGACTGCACGTCGGTTACGTCGACACCGACCTGGCGGCCGGCGTCGACGGCCCCAAGTCCAGCCCTCGCGACGTGGCCGCCCTCGCCCTCGACGGGATCGAGACGGGCGCCTACGAGGTGCTCGCCGACGACATCTCCCGACAGGTCAAGGCGGGCCTGGCCGGCGACCTGGCCGGGCTGTACGAACAGCTGGCCAAGTAG
- a CDS encoding alpha/beta hydrolase, which yields MGVSQEAHEFAEFLAGVSAKSATPGLDLSVIRDIVDSNHKASTEPEGVTYAEVNADGVPALWAIPEGADPDKALLHLHFGGSVTASMHSDRKAAGHIAKAAGVRSLVVDFRLAPEHPYPAQLDDVETAYRWLLSQGYEPRNIGSTGHSIGGTLAIMLALRLLAKGEPTPGAIVSVSPWTDLTLQNPSVDANEANDKMLSRATLELFRGAWVQDPAIEPADPRVSIANADLTGLPPTLVYYGEYETLADDGAELGCRLADFKVTSETHGLPEGQHSFVLGAGRVPEVNAAIDRMGQWLRTYLGA from the coding sequence ATGGGCGTCAGCCAAGAAGCACACGAGTTCGCGGAGTTCCTCGCCGGCGTGAGCGCGAAGTCCGCGACACCGGGTCTCGACCTGAGCGTCATCCGCGACATCGTCGACTCGAACCACAAGGCGTCGACCGAACCGGAAGGCGTCACCTACGCCGAGGTCAACGCGGACGGAGTACCCGCTCTCTGGGCCATCCCCGAGGGCGCCGACCCCGACAAGGCGCTGCTCCACCTCCACTTCGGCGGATCCGTCACAGCCTCCATGCACTCCGACCGCAAGGCCGCCGGCCACATCGCGAAGGCCGCCGGAGTGCGCTCCCTGGTCGTGGACTTCCGCCTCGCGCCGGAGCACCCCTACCCGGCGCAGCTCGACGACGTCGAGACGGCTTACCGGTGGCTGCTCTCCCAGGGCTACGAGCCCCGGAACATCGGCAGCACCGGCCACTCCATCGGCGGCACGCTCGCGATCATGCTGGCGCTGCGTCTGCTGGCCAAGGGCGAGCCCACCCCCGGTGCGATCGTCAGCGTCTCGCCCTGGACCGACCTCACCCTCCAGAACCCGTCGGTGGACGCCAACGAGGCGAACGACAAGATGCTCAGCCGCGCCACCCTCGAGCTCTTCCGCGGAGCCTGGGTGCAGGACCCCGCCATCGAGCCCGCCGACCCCCGGGTCAGCATCGCCAACGCCGACCTGACCGGCCTGCCGCCCACCCTCGTCTATTACGGCGAGTACGAGACCCTTGCCGACGACGGTGCCGAACTCGGGTGCCGGCTCGCCGACTTCAAGGTCACTTCCGAGACCCACGGGCTCCCCGAGGGTCAGCACTCGTTCGTCCTGGGCGCGGGCCGCGTGCCCGAGGTGAACGCGGCGATCGACCGGATGGGGCAGTGGCTCCGCACGTACCTCGGCGCCTGA